A single region of the Triticum dicoccoides isolate Atlit2015 ecotype Zavitan chromosome 2B, WEW_v2.0, whole genome shotgun sequence genome encodes:
- the LOC119362319 gene encoding importin subunit alpha-1a-like isoform X1, protein MPRVPRRPSDEARRGAYKPPGVDAARSRRRREDRLLALRRRNRDAGLFKRRREEPSLTPAPVVSPSDAAADATAPPPSSEPSSLPSSPPPADALRAAADAELEGLSEMVDKVWSDDAATQLEATVQFRKLLSDGKNSTMIKIIRADVLPRFAEFLSRQRPPQLQMEAAWVLTNIAASDYTLLVAECGAVPRLVELLESPDANIRHQATWALGNIAADMPSCREIVLDHGAVTPLLAQFKEDMKVSVLRTATWALSNLCFGKLPAEVQVKPILEIVSLLIHSADEKILADACWALYYICDGVEGGIQDALDAGVCPQLVKLLMHASANILLPVIMSLARISAGDDTQVQVIVEQGILPCLAQLLARNYPKIIKKQACLIVSNITAGSKDQIQAVIDADVMNHVIVLLKTSETDLKKEAAWAISNAASGGSSDQIQYLVSRGCLEPLCNVLKYQDVDLVYTCLEGLQNILEEGDIGKQRNESAMNPYAQFILENGGLDNLEDLQDFDNDAVYKLAMKLLERYWDEEVSDDANLTASKDHPAENVETVQPEDTAQPPVAASSVDGTE, encoded by the exons ATGCCGCGCGTCCCACGGCGGCCGTCCGACGAGGCGCGCCGCGGCGCGTACAAGCCACCGGGCGTGGACGCCGCCCGCTCGCGCCGGCGACGCGAGGACCGCCTCCTCGCCCTCCGTCGCCGCAACCGCGACGCCGGCCTCTTCAAGCGCCGCCGCGAGGAGCCCAGCCTTACCCCCGCCCCCGTCGTGTCTCCTTCCGATGCGGCCGCAGACGCCACCGCGCCACCTCCTTCCTCCGAGCCGTCTTCGCTCCCGTCCTCTCCGCCCCCCGCAGACGCTCTGCGGGCCGCCGCCGACGCTGAG CTTGAAGGCCTATCAGAAATGGTGGATAAAGTCTGGTCAGATGACGCAGCTACTCAGCTGGAAGCCACAGTCCAGTTCAGGAAACTTCTCTCGGACG GGAAGAACTCAACCATGATAAAAATTATTAGAGCGGATGTCCTGCCAAGGTTTGCTGAGTTCCTTTCAAGACAAAGACCTCCTCAGCTCCAA ATGGAAGCAGCATGGGTGCTTACCAACATAGCTGCTTCTGATTATACACTGCTAGTTGCTGAATGCGGTGCTGTTCCAAGGCTGGTAGAGCTCTTAGAATCCCCGGATGCTAATATCAGACACCAG GCTACATGGGCTCTTGGAAATATAGCCGCAGACATGCCTAGCTGCAGAGAGATTGTTCTTGATCATGGCGCTGTTACACCATTACTAGCTCAATTTAAAGAAGACATGAAAGTTTCAGTTCTGAGGACTGCTACATGGGCACTGTCAAACCTTTGTTTTGGGAAATTACCGGCTGAAGTACAA GTGAAACCAATACTGGAAATAGTCAGCCTTCTTATCCATTCCGCTGATGAGAAGATCTTGGCAGATGCATGCTGGGCTCTTTATTATATATGTGATGGTGTGGAAGGTGGCATCCAAGATGCATTAGATGCAGGTGTATGCCCTCAACTTGTAAAACTTCTGAT GCATGCGTCAGCTAATATTCTTCTCCCTGTCATTATGTCACTCGCAAGAATTTCTGCCGGAGATGATACTCAAGTGCAG GTCATAGTAGAACAGGGCATTCTTCCTTGCTTAGCCCAGTTATTAGCGCGAAATTATCCAAAGATCATCAAGAAACAAGCTTGTCTAATTGTTTCTAATATTACCGCTGGCAGCAAGGATCAGATTCAG GCAGTCAttgatgctgatgttatgaaccaTGTCATTGTTCTACTAAAGACCTCAGAAACTGATTTAAAGAAGGAAGCTGCTTGGGCTATATCAAATGCTGCCTCTGGTGGTTCAAGCGATCAAATCCA ATATTTGGTGAGCCGGGGATGTTTGGAGCCACTCTGCAATGTCCTCAAGTACCAAGACGTTGATCTTGTGTATACATGTCTGGAAGGTCTCCAAAATATACTCGAGGAGGGTGACATCGGGAAGCAGCGCAATGAATCCGCGATGAACCCGTATGCGCAGTTTATTCTGGAGAATGGGGGCTTGGACAATTTGGAGGATCTGCAGGATTTCGACAATGACGCGGTTTACAAGTTAGCCATGAAGCTCCTCGAGAGGTATTGGGACGAGGAAGTAAGCGATGACGCAAACTTGACGGCCTCCAAAGACCACCCGGCAGAGAACGTGGAGACGGTGCAGCCGGAAGATACCGCACAGCCGCCGGTAGCAGCGTCCAGTGTGGACGGAACCGAGTGA
- the LOC119362319 gene encoding importin subunit alpha-1a-like isoform X2 yields the protein MPRVPRRPSDEARRGAYKPPGVDAARSRRRREDRLLALRRRNRDAGLFKRRREEPSLTPAPVVSPSDAAADATAPPPSSEPSSLPSSPPPADALRAAADAELEGLSEMVDKVWSDDAATQLEATVQFRKLLSDGKNSTMIKIIRADVLPRFAEFLSRQRPPQLQMEAAWVLTNIAASDYTLLVAECGAVPRLVELLESPDANIRHQATWALGNIAADMPSCREIVLDHGAVTPLLAQFKEDMKVSVLRTATWALSNLCFGKLPAEVQVKPILEIVSLLIHSADEKILADACWALYYICDGVEGGIQDALDAGVCPQLVKLLMHASANILLPVIMSLARISAGDDTQVQVIVEQGILPCLAQLLARNYPKIIKKQACLIVSNITAGSKDQIQTSETDLKKEAAWAISNAASGGSSDQIQYLVSRGCLEPLCNVLKYQDVDLVYTCLEGLQNILEEGDIGKQRNESAMNPYAQFILENGGLDNLEDLQDFDNDAVYKLAMKLLERYWDEEVSDDANLTASKDHPAENVETVQPEDTAQPPVAASSVDGTE from the exons ATGCCGCGCGTCCCACGGCGGCCGTCCGACGAGGCGCGCCGCGGCGCGTACAAGCCACCGGGCGTGGACGCCGCCCGCTCGCGCCGGCGACGCGAGGACCGCCTCCTCGCCCTCCGTCGCCGCAACCGCGACGCCGGCCTCTTCAAGCGCCGCCGCGAGGAGCCCAGCCTTACCCCCGCCCCCGTCGTGTCTCCTTCCGATGCGGCCGCAGACGCCACCGCGCCACCTCCTTCCTCCGAGCCGTCTTCGCTCCCGTCCTCTCCGCCCCCCGCAGACGCTCTGCGGGCCGCCGCCGACGCTGAG CTTGAAGGCCTATCAGAAATGGTGGATAAAGTCTGGTCAGATGACGCAGCTACTCAGCTGGAAGCCACAGTCCAGTTCAGGAAACTTCTCTCGGACG GGAAGAACTCAACCATGATAAAAATTATTAGAGCGGATGTCCTGCCAAGGTTTGCTGAGTTCCTTTCAAGACAAAGACCTCCTCAGCTCCAA ATGGAAGCAGCATGGGTGCTTACCAACATAGCTGCTTCTGATTATACACTGCTAGTTGCTGAATGCGGTGCTGTTCCAAGGCTGGTAGAGCTCTTAGAATCCCCGGATGCTAATATCAGACACCAG GCTACATGGGCTCTTGGAAATATAGCCGCAGACATGCCTAGCTGCAGAGAGATTGTTCTTGATCATGGCGCTGTTACACCATTACTAGCTCAATTTAAAGAAGACATGAAAGTTTCAGTTCTGAGGACTGCTACATGGGCACTGTCAAACCTTTGTTTTGGGAAATTACCGGCTGAAGTACAA GTGAAACCAATACTGGAAATAGTCAGCCTTCTTATCCATTCCGCTGATGAGAAGATCTTGGCAGATGCATGCTGGGCTCTTTATTATATATGTGATGGTGTGGAAGGTGGCATCCAAGATGCATTAGATGCAGGTGTATGCCCTCAACTTGTAAAACTTCTGAT GCATGCGTCAGCTAATATTCTTCTCCCTGTCATTATGTCACTCGCAAGAATTTCTGCCGGAGATGATACTCAAGTGCAG GTCATAGTAGAACAGGGCATTCTTCCTTGCTTAGCCCAGTTATTAGCGCGAAATTATCCAAAGATCATCAAGAAACAAGCTTGTCTAATTGTTTCTAATATTACCGCTGGCAGCAAGGATCAGATTCAG ACCTCAGAAACTGATTTAAAGAAGGAAGCTGCTTGGGCTATATCAAATGCTGCCTCTGGTGGTTCAAGCGATCAAATCCA ATATTTGGTGAGCCGGGGATGTTTGGAGCCACTCTGCAATGTCCTCAAGTACCAAGACGTTGATCTTGTGTATACATGTCTGGAAGGTCTCCAAAATATACTCGAGGAGGGTGACATCGGGAAGCAGCGCAATGAATCCGCGATGAACCCGTATGCGCAGTTTATTCTGGAGAATGGGGGCTTGGACAATTTGGAGGATCTGCAGGATTTCGACAATGACGCGGTTTACAAGTTAGCCATGAAGCTCCTCGAGAGGTATTGGGACGAGGAAGTAAGCGATGACGCAAACTTGACGGCCTCCAAAGACCACCCGGCAGAGAACGTGGAGACGGTGCAGCCGGAAGATACCGCACAGCCGCCGGTAGCAGCGTCCAGTGTGGACGGAACCGAGTGA
- the LOC119362319 gene encoding importin subunit alpha-4-like isoform X3, with protein sequence MVDKVWSDDAATQLEATVQFRKLLSDGKNSTMIKIIRADVLPRFAEFLSRQRPPQLQMEAAWVLTNIAASDYTLLVAECGAVPRLVELLESPDANIRHQATWALGNIAADMPSCREIVLDHGAVTPLLAQFKEDMKVSVLRTATWALSNLCFGKLPAEVQVKPILEIVSLLIHSADEKILADACWALYYICDGVEGGIQDALDAGVCPQLVKLLMHASANILLPVIMSLARISAGDDTQVQVIVEQGILPCLAQLLARNYPKIIKKQACLIVSNITAGSKDQIQAVIDADVMNHVIVLLKTSETDLKKEAAWAISNAASGGSSDQIQYLVSRGCLEPLCNVLKYQDVDLVYTCLEGLQNILEEGDIGKQRNESAMNPYAQFILENGGLDNLEDLQDFDNDAVYKLAMKLLERYWDEEVSDDANLTASKDHPAENVETVQPEDTAQPPVAASSVDGTE encoded by the exons ATGGTGGATAAAGTCTGGTCAGATGACGCAGCTACTCAGCTGGAAGCCACAGTCCAGTTCAGGAAACTTCTCTCGGACG GGAAGAACTCAACCATGATAAAAATTATTAGAGCGGATGTCCTGCCAAGGTTTGCTGAGTTCCTTTCAAGACAAAGACCTCCTCAGCTCCAA ATGGAAGCAGCATGGGTGCTTACCAACATAGCTGCTTCTGATTATACACTGCTAGTTGCTGAATGCGGTGCTGTTCCAAGGCTGGTAGAGCTCTTAGAATCCCCGGATGCTAATATCAGACACCAG GCTACATGGGCTCTTGGAAATATAGCCGCAGACATGCCTAGCTGCAGAGAGATTGTTCTTGATCATGGCGCTGTTACACCATTACTAGCTCAATTTAAAGAAGACATGAAAGTTTCAGTTCTGAGGACTGCTACATGGGCACTGTCAAACCTTTGTTTTGGGAAATTACCGGCTGAAGTACAA GTGAAACCAATACTGGAAATAGTCAGCCTTCTTATCCATTCCGCTGATGAGAAGATCTTGGCAGATGCATGCTGGGCTCTTTATTATATATGTGATGGTGTGGAAGGTGGCATCCAAGATGCATTAGATGCAGGTGTATGCCCTCAACTTGTAAAACTTCTGAT GCATGCGTCAGCTAATATTCTTCTCCCTGTCATTATGTCACTCGCAAGAATTTCTGCCGGAGATGATACTCAAGTGCAG GTCATAGTAGAACAGGGCATTCTTCCTTGCTTAGCCCAGTTATTAGCGCGAAATTATCCAAAGATCATCAAGAAACAAGCTTGTCTAATTGTTTCTAATATTACCGCTGGCAGCAAGGATCAGATTCAG GCAGTCAttgatgctgatgttatgaaccaTGTCATTGTTCTACTAAAGACCTCAGAAACTGATTTAAAGAAGGAAGCTGCTTGGGCTATATCAAATGCTGCCTCTGGTGGTTCAAGCGATCAAATCCA ATATTTGGTGAGCCGGGGATGTTTGGAGCCACTCTGCAATGTCCTCAAGTACCAAGACGTTGATCTTGTGTATACATGTCTGGAAGGTCTCCAAAATATACTCGAGGAGGGTGACATCGGGAAGCAGCGCAATGAATCCGCGATGAACCCGTATGCGCAGTTTATTCTGGAGAATGGGGGCTTGGACAATTTGGAGGATCTGCAGGATTTCGACAATGACGCGGTTTACAAGTTAGCCATGAAGCTCCTCGAGAGGTATTGGGACGAGGAAGTAAGCGATGACGCAAACTTGACGGCCTCCAAAGACCACCCGGCAGAGAACGTGGAGACGGTGCAGCCGGAAGATACCGCACAGCCGCCGGTAGCAGCGTCCAGTGTGGACGGAACCGAGTGA
- the LOC119362320 gene encoding uncharacterized protein LOC119362320, with translation MAFSKPPALLLLVALSATAMLAAGQGCGGHRVTVQNLCGQDLKLSLEEGRAQRDLLFPDGWVLPDGKHESFDVCAWTGGVLVSGAAVAKVHLGHDGGAYYEVSTQQSGPILVSVTPHGSPLRGHCPTAGCNGGGHCFEHSVPDGDCHGVTEVKIVYYKP, from the coding sequence ATGGCCTTCTCCAAGCCCCCCGCTCTCCTGCTGCTGGTTGCTCTGTCCGCCACCGCCATGCTCGCCGCCGGCCAAGGCTGCGGCGGCCACAGGGTGACGGTGCAGAACCTATGCGGGCAGGACCTGAAGCTGAGCCTGGAGGAGGGCCGCGCACAGCGCGACCTCCTCTTCCCCGACGGGTGGGTGCTCCCGGACGGGAAGCACGAGTCATTCGACGTGTGCGCGTGGACAGGGGGCGTGCTTGTGTCCGGCGCTGCGGTGGCCAAGGTCCACCTGGGCCACGACGGCGGCGCGTACTACGAGGTGAGCACCCAGCAGTCGGGCCCCATCCTTGTCTCCGTCACCCCGCACGGCAGCCCGCTGCGGGGGCACTGCCCCACGGCCGGGTGCAACGGCGGCGGCCACTGCTTCGAGCACTCCGTTCCCGACGGCGACTGCCACGGCGTCACCGAGGTGAAGATCGTCTACTACAAACCGTAG